Proteins encoded together in one Chloracidobacterium sp. window:
- a CDS encoding cation-transporting P-type ATPase, translated as MAVPTNCTAPDWHTLSIPDTLTYLKTSPDGLAPAEAQQRLAQYGPNELEETHARSRWDILLDQFKNVMLLLLIAVAILSGVL; from the coding sequence ATGGCCGTTCCTACCAATTGCACTGCACCCGACTGGCATACCCTCTCCATTCCTGACACCTTAACCTACCTGAAAACTAGCCCCGACGGTCTGGCGCCAGCGGAAGCCCAGCAACGACTCGCCCAATACGGGCCGAATGAACTAGAAGAAACCCACGCCCGTAGCCGCTGGGACATTCTCCTGGACCAGTTCAAAAATGTGATGCTATTGCTACTGATTGCGGTGGCAATCCTGTCGGGGGTACTGG